In one Leishmania braziliensis MHOM/BR/75/M2904 complete genome, chromosome 32 genomic region, the following are encoded:
- a CDS encoding myosin XXI encodes MPERVSVNQEVYYFDPKSGWLRGTVKQVDDGKVLIVDNASHAAVTVAAENVHGYISESYDPEDAELFHVSDLHVATLLHCVKDRFEQLQQQYSLMGEMVLSVNPFRRMPFNSEEERKKYLALPDPRMLPPHIWQVAHKAFNAVFVQGRGNQSIVISGESGSGKTENAKMLIAYLGQLSYMHSKNTSQRSIADRIDENLTWSNPAMESFGNARTVRNDNSSRFGKYIKLYLDPASGIVMGGQTVTYLLEKSRIIMQSPGERNYHIFYEMLAGLSPEEKQKLGGLKTAQDYKCLNGGGTFIRRGVDGKPLDDAHEFQTVCRALSMIGVSLETQNCMFRVLAAILHLMEVEFEADNNDKAQIANEETLATGSRLLCLDEAKVRECFLVKSKTSLVTILASKTEAEGLRNAFCKGLYVGMFDRLVEFVNAAIHPQGDCSNCKYVGLLDIFGFENFTRNSFEQMCINYANESLQNHYNKYTFISDEEECRREGIETLKIEFPDNSDCVQMLDAKRTGIFSMLDEECNFKGGSTDRFTTNVWQQWNGKSPYFVRPKSTIPNQFGVNHYASFVNYDTTEWLEKNTDALKEDMRECVQESTDEFIQTLLSTERCEAHRKQTVAIRFQRQLTDLRTELESTETQFIRCIKSNMVADPSFLENLLVGSQLESAGVLQTIALKRQGYPVRRPLAQFCRYFYLIMPPSTVSLFKQERYSDACGDFLQRYQRLYNWTVPNYAVGKTKVFLRAEVWAALERLVLRRRAQLLHRCKPYLHRWVEEIRERRRIEEQKRLEALRKLREAREAKAATAINGVPAEKVQWVEEVSNMFPDFDMDTLMDVAVEADTREEVLGAILAIQADRVDKQSASGFIDVVTAANVSHDLINGFISADIKTVSALSKLQPEELKSLGASEIEVVAITKKLIHQQGQRVKYSRLAESIGRTGEDAAADDIKRAETARHRDDFDTKVQVLASMGFDESISRLVLAHYNGDVHRTAARLLYGVDSRKMKNNARKHKDFNTTNVGVQQLISLGATKHDAKMALRRSNGDTNGAATMLFKTR; translated from the coding sequence ATGCCGGAGCGTGTATCTGTGAATCAGGAGGTGTACTACTTCGACCCCAAGAGTGGGTGGCTGCGTGGTACCGTGAAGCAGGTAGATGACGGCAAGGTGTTGATAGTGGACAATGCCTCCCATGCAGCTGTCACGGTGGCTGCAGAGAATGTCCACGGCTACATCTCAGAGAGCTACGATCCGGAGGACGCGGAGCTCTTCCACGTGAGCGATTTGCACGTGGCTACTCTTTTGCACTGCGTCAAGGACCGCttcgagcagctgcagcagcagtactcACTCATGGGCGAGATGGTGCTCTCCGTCAACCCGTTCCGGCGGATGCCTTTcaacagcgaagaggagcgcaAGAAATACCTGGCGCTGCCAGACCCCCGTATGCTCCCCCCGCACATCTGGCAGGTGGCACACAAGGCCTTCAACGCGGTCTTTGTTCAGGGGCGGGGCAACCAGTCCATCGTCATCTCTGGCGAGTCCGGCTCTGGAAAAACTGAGAACGCCAAGATGCTCATCGCGTACCTCGGTCAACTGAGCTACATGCACAGCAAAAACACCTCGCAGCGCAGTATCGCGGACAGGATCGACGAGAACCTGACCTGGAGCAACCCCGCCATGGAGTCGTTTGgcaacgcacgcacagtgcGCAACGACAACTCTTCGCGCTTTGGCAAGTACATCAAACTCTACCTTGACCCTGCCTCCGGCATCGTGATGGGAGGCCAGACTGTCACCTACTTACTGGAGAAAAGCCGCATCATCATGCAGTCTCCTGGTGAGCGCAACTACCACATTTTCTACGAAATGTTGGCGGGGCTGTCgccggaggagaagcagaagctTGGCGGGCTCAAGACTGCTCAGGACTACAAGTGCCTGAACGGCGGTGGCACCTTCATCCGCCGTGGCGTGGATGGCAAGCCGCTCGATGACGCGCACGAGTTTCAGACGGTTTGCCGCGCGCTCTCCATGATCGGTGTGTCGCTGGAGACCCAGAACTGCATGTTCCGTGTGCTGGCGGCCATTCTGCACCTGATGGAGGTAGAGTTCGAAGCGGACAACAATGACAAGGCGCAGATTGCAAACGAGGAGACGCTCGCGACAGGCAGCAGGCTGCTCTGCTTGGACGAGGCCAAGGTTCGCGAGTGTTTCCTCGTGAAGAGCAAGACGTCACTTGTCACCATCCTCGCCTCCAAGACGGAGGCCGAGGGCCTGCGCAACGCCTTCTGTAAGGGACTGTACGTCGGCATGTTTGACCGACTCGTCGAGTTTGTGAACGCCGCCATTCATCCCCAAGGGGACTGCAGCAACTGCAAGTATGTCGGATTGCTCGACATTTTCGGTTTCGAGAACTTCACGCGCAACAGCTTCGAGCAGATGTGTATCAACTACGCGAACGAGTCCCTGCAGAATCACTACAACAAGTATACGTTCATCAGCGACGAAGAGGAGTGCCGGCGTGAGGGCATAGAGACCCTGAAGATCGAGTTCCCAGACAACTCCGACTGCGTTCAAATGTTGGATGCAAAACGCACGGGCATCTTCTCGATGCTGGACGAGGAGTGCAATTTCAAAGGTGGCAGCACAGACCGCTTCACCACGAACgtgtggcagcagtggaatGGCAAGAGTCCGTACTTTGTGAGACCGAAAAGCACCATTCCGAACCAGTTCGGTGTAAATCACTACGCCTCCTTTGTCAACTACGACACAACGGAGTGGCTGGAGAAGAACACGGACGCGCTCAAGGAGGACATGCGCGAGTGCGTGCAGGAGTCCACCGACGAGTTCATCCAGACCCTTCTCTCGACGGAGAGGTGTGAGGCACACCGCAAACAGACCGTTGCTATCCGCTTCCAGCGCCAGCTCACAGACCTACGCACCGAGCTGGAGTCTACCGAGACACAATTCATCCGCTGCATCAAGTCAAACATGGTAGCAGACCCCTCGTTCCTTGAAAACCTGCTTGTCGGCTCGCAGCTCGAGTCCGCTGGTGTGCTGCAGACCATCGCCCTCAAGCGCCAGGGCTACCCAGTGCGCCGCCCGCTAGCGCAGTTTTGCAGGTACTTCTACCTCATCATGCCCCCTTCCACTGTCTCACTTTTCAAACAGGAGCGCTACAGCGACGCGTGCGGGGACTTTTTACAGCGGTACCAGCGTCTGTACAACTGGACGGTCCCTAACTACGCCGTCGGCAAGACGAAGGTGTTCCTTCGGGCTGAGGTGTGGGCCGCACTGGagcggctggtgctgcgtcgccgcgcgcagctcctgcaccgctgcaAGCCCTACCTGCACCGCTGGGTTGAAGAGATCCGCGAGCGCAGGCGCATcgaggagcagaagcggctggaggcactgcgcaagctgcgcgaggcgcgGGAGGCGAAGGCCGCCACGGCCATTAACGGTGTGCCGGCAGAGAAGGTGCAGTGGGTTGAGGAGGTGTCGAACATGTTTCCAGACTTCGACATGGACACGCTGATGGATGTGGCAGTAGAGGCGGACACACGCGAGGAGGTTCTCGGAGCTATCCTTGCCATCCAGGCGGACCGTGTTGACAAGCAATCGGCATCTGGGTTTATCGACGTGGTGACGGCTGCGAACGTGAGTCATGATCTCATCAACGGCTTTATCTCGGCTGACATCAAGACAGTGTCAGCGCTGTCGAAGCTGCAGCCGGAGGAGTTGAAGAGCCTCGGTGCCAGCGAAAtagaggtggtggcgatCACCAAGAAGCTGATTCACCAGCAGGGTCAGCGCGTCAAGTACAGCCGTCTCGCCGAGTCCATCGGCAGGACCGGCGAGgatgccgccgctgatgaCATTAAGCGTGCCGAGACTGCCCGCCACCGGGACGACTTTGATACCAAGGTGCAGGTGCTTGCCAGCATGGGATTTGATGAGTCCATCAGCCGTCTTGTGTTGGCGCACTACAATGGCGATGTGCATCGAACGGCGGCGCGTCTGCTTTATGGTGTGGACAGCCGCAAGATGAAGAACAACGCGCGCAAGCATAAGGATTTCAACACGACAAACGttggtgtgcagcagctcatcTCTCTCGGTGCCACAAAGCATGACGCAAAGATGGCGCTACGTCGCAGCAATGGAGACACGAACGGCGCTGCTACGATGTTGTTCAAGACGCGCtaa